CGATGCGGACGTCCTTGACGCCGGCCTCGGTCAGCCGCGCCGCGGTGGCGAGCCCGGCAAAGCCGCCACCGATGAAGGCGAAGGTGACATGGTCGGTCTTCGGCGCGCGCTCGACGACCGGCGTATAGGGATCCTCGAGATAATGCGCGAGCTGGCCCTTGATCTGGAGATACTGGTCATTGCCGTCGGGACGCAGCCGCTTGTTGCGCTCCTCCTGATACTTCAGGCGCAGCCGATCCTTGTCGATCGCGGCGGGCTTTGCGTCTGGGGCATGCTCGGTCATCGTCATCGGAAGGGCGCCTCGTTTCAGGATAATTCGGTGGACACTCTAGCGCCGGTCAGGCGGGATGTGCAGCAAGATAGGGCGAGTTGGCGATCGACCATTCCGGCATCGGCTCCATCCGGAATATCTGCCGCAGATGCACCTCGTCGGGCCCGTCGCCGATCCGCAGCAGCCGTCCCCACGCCAGCGCCTGATGGATCGGCGTATCGTCGGAGCCGCCCATCGCGCCGAACACCTGCATCGCGCGGTCGGCGATCTTCTGCAGCATTGCGGGCACCGCGACCTTGATCAGCGAGACGTCGCGCCAGGCGCCGTGATGGCCGGCCTGATCGAGCCGCCAGGCGCAGCGATACGCGAGCAGCCGCGCCTGCTCGAGCTCGACGCGGGCTTCGGCGATCCAGCGCTGGACGGTGTCGTACTGGATCACGGTGCGCCCGAATGCACTGCGCTCCGCGGCGCGCGCCATCATCAACTCGATCAGGAGCTCGCACAGCCCGATCGAGCGCATGCAATGGTGGATGCGCGCCGGTCCGAGCCGGATCTGCGCGACCTTGAAGCCCTCGCCCTCCGCACCGATCAGATTCTCCGCCGGCACCCGGACATTGTCGAACGCGAGCTCGCCGATCGGCGCTGTATGATCTTCACAGCCCATCCAGCGCAGCCGCCGCACCAGCCGCACGCCGGGCGCATCCATCGGCACGATGATGCAGGAATGCCGGCTGGTCCGCTCGGCGCCGGCATCGGTGACGCCCATCACGATCAGGAAGCTGCAGCGGGGATGCGCCGCACCGGTGATGAACCATTTGCGGCCGTTGAGGACGTAGTGATCGCCGTCGCGCTCCATCCGCGTTGCGATGTTGGTGGCGTCGGACGATGCGACATCCGGCTCGGTCATGCCGAAGGCGGAACGCGTCTCGGCGTTGAGCAGCGGATGCAGCCAGCGCTTCTTCTGCTCCGGCGTCGCGCAGGCTTGAAGCGCGATCATGTTCGGCACGTCGGGCGCCTGGCAGTTGAACACCTCCGGCGCCCAGAACAGCCGCCCCATGATCTCCGCCAGCGGCGCGTAGTCGAGATTGGAGAGGCGCGTGCCCGGCTCATCCTCCGCCAGTTCGGGCAGGCCGAGATTCCACAGGCCCGCCGCGCGCGCCTGCTGCTGCAGCTCGGCCATGAAGGGCGGCGTGTCGCTGTGGGCGCGGACATGGTCGAGCCAGGCGCGATGGCGCGGCAGCACCGCCTTCTCGAAGAAGGCCAACAGATCTTTCCGCCACTGCTCCGACCGTTCGGACAGATCGAAATCCATGCCGCCTCCCGTCCTTTTGCGCGGCAGATAAGCCCATATCGAAATGATTTGCAAATTCATTTCGATATATTGACAAACTGACCTATTTGCGATCATTATTTCGCATGGCGGTATTGTCCTCGCTCGAATCTCAGACGGATCCCTCCTTTGCGACCACCCTGGCGCACGGGCTCGATCTACTCGCCGCCTTCCGCAACCACAGCGGCCCGCTCTCGAATGCGGAGCTTGCCGAGCACACCGGCCTGTCGCGGCCGACCGTCTCGCGCCTGACCTACACGCTGGAGCAGCTCGGCTATCTCAGGCGCGACGCCAAGGGCCGCTTCGTGCTCGGGCTCGGCGTGCTGGCCGCCGCCTATCCGGTGCTGTCGTCGCTGAAGGTCCGCCAGCTCGCGCGTCCGCTGATGCGCGACTTCGCCGCCTATACCGGCGGTACCGTGTCGATCGCGATGCCGTTCGGGCTCGACTTCATCTATGTCGAGACGCTGCGCACGACGGACGCGGTGCCGCACGTGCCTGACGTCGGCTTTGTTTCCTCGCTGGCGCCGACCGCGGTCGGGCGCGCGCTGCTGTCGCTGTTCACGCAGGACGAACGCGACGCCTATGTCGCGCGCGTCAAGGCCGAGCGCCCTGAGGAGCTCGACTACGTCGAGCGGCGCACGCTGCCGGACATCGAGCTCTGCAACGAGCGCGGCTTCGCGGTTTCGCTCGGCGAATGGCGTCGCGAGATTTTTGGCGTCGCCGCGCCGCTGTACCGCACCCCCGCCGGCGAATGCCTGTCGGTCAATTGCGGCATCCCTTCGTTCCGCTTCAGCGCGGAGCAGATCGAGCGCGAATGCGGGCCGCGCATCCTCGGGCTCGCCCGCAGCATCCGCTCGCTGGTGGCCAACGGCTAGACCACGCATCGCACGAACGATGCGGGAGATATCGGGAGGGAGAGATGCGCGGCATTACAACCGCCATAGCTTTGCTTGCGGCCATGATCACGGCGGCGTCCGGCAGCATTGGGGCTCGGGCGCAGGACAACTACCCGAGCCGGCCGATCCACATCATCGTGCCCTACCCTGCCGGCGGCATCGTCGATATCGTCGCACGCGCCGTGACCGAGCAGGTCGGCCGCGACTGGAAGCAGACCGTCGTGGTGGAGGCGCGGCCCGGCGGCAACAGCAATATCGGCACATCAGCCGTCGCGCGCAGCGAGCCGGATGGCTACACCTGGCTCGTCACTGGCCCCGCTTTGCTGGTCAACCCGGATCTCTACAAGGACGCCGGCTGGAACGCGGCGAAGGATTTCAGGTGCGTCGGCCTTGCGGTCTGGAATCAAAGCGTGGCGCTGGTGCATCCTTCCATGCCTGTGAAGACCATCGGCGAATTCGTCGAGCTGGCCCGCAAGCGGCCCGGAGAG
This Bradyrhizobium sp. CCBAU 53421 DNA region includes the following protein-coding sequences:
- a CDS encoding acyl-CoA dehydrogenase family protein is translated as MDFDLSERSEQWRKDLLAFFEKAVLPRHRAWLDHVRAHSDTPPFMAELQQQARAAGLWNLGLPELAEDEPGTRLSNLDYAPLAEIMGRLFWAPEVFNCQAPDVPNMIALQACATPEQKKRWLHPLLNAETRSAFGMTEPDVASSDATNIATRMERDGDHYVLNGRKWFITGAAHPRCSFLIVMGVTDAGAERTSRHSCIIVPMDAPGVRLVRRLRWMGCEDHTAPIGELAFDNVRVPAENLIGAEGEGFKVAQIRLGPARIHHCMRSIGLCELLIELMMARAAERSAFGRTVIQYDTVQRWIAEARVELEQARLLAYRCAWRLDQAGHHGAWRDVSLIKVAVPAMLQKIADRAMQVFGAMGGSDDTPIHQALAWGRLLRIGDGPDEVHLRQIFRMEPMPEWSIANSPYLAAHPA
- a CDS encoding IclR family transcriptional regulator, translated to MAVLSSLESQTDPSFATTLAHGLDLLAAFRNHSGPLSNAELAEHTGLSRPTVSRLTYTLEQLGYLRRDAKGRFVLGLGVLAAAYPVLSSLKVRQLARPLMRDFAAYTGGTVSIAMPFGLDFIYVETLRTTDAVPHVPDVGFVSSLAPTAVGRALLSLFTQDERDAYVARVKAERPEELDYVERRTLPDIELCNERGFAVSLGEWRREIFGVAAPLYRTPAGECLSVNCGIPSFRFSAEQIERECGPRILGLARSIRSLVANG